A window from Malassezia restricta chromosome I, complete sequence encodes these proteins:
- a CDS encoding exportin-4, producing the protein MATLAPAERHEDLTDICQQVELACVHIGSLDETERTKASDILLALPQSPCLVDVVRYLLTQSTQDAVHFHVLGAFLTGIAHVDDLLQLEGVCEWLLQRATHHASPAYVRARYVRAIVILSLRMTGLSTRTTPNSTPLLTLGKHAQSLLRTHDIIGWALASALAHEFLDQDEDRTSAGLRENEFVWCAALVQVAVIPDLVPVLLSSFHATGPSSPVWPIAADCVQAWLGWRCVSLPDTPSSHAELWTYVRDTPPEPPLPGVTLRVSPPLAPLYLHPDVATVLGHAARQAPSPVPTACYEAMLHVANYRPWSKEVAGTWPEQRAALLHVLMDLTEMPNASDDDIAALQRVTHIYTQLMYTDSGCVLMQGAVSAPMLLEALVRVSTVCLHVAFDRVPRGSQATEASDAAVDQALALWRSLLCALPESDAAHVHSYVREHVVLPYQAGRLHAAALTAELDADDLWGEEDAQDADLYDDQLTLYATLARTCVREALAHLSSIVQQPAMRDIVQMRPATWEQWHWLALMLGHLVADAGEGEIASVPEALRDAPADALLRECFAWQGVLAMHGPHGSATPASPQTLASLLWLMARWVPAYLLQENPSPVERPFAGDGGLHILDEWAGCCHRLVQSWSNDAQVLIAMAHVWDALARSPGAMRVWLAKDQVYALVRDDMLGSLEALPDTVQAPLLRAVVRCVDATRDGPQASAEHVRSLYYPLIVQAAQARMNAAALAPSPLSIQSALALWCALAEAADPSTSGLVHVHLCTQLPAMTALVSHQAAQADVQITAMQAMHALLRAAPDLDAAVLPDLARYTFVLLESAHACLGNVRDADATQESVIVTYLHVVEELVRACTEAPMLHTWCLRALEIMAPVLSLDVLRIPSISEALATLIHAMLIILRPALFASAEGAEAVPNLAAPFDEPCFTRMPAFQLVVRASLYLIGTCDARTESVASAVAQGLGYVAEGLPSLTRPCPAVQVVMDDAIRQLCLLVFLRPMQPAMLTPLILALRRTVLSRLDAHALGGAETLLPSLAASCHTPAYRAAVEQAMQHVWESRAPPPVPAPTPVMTARMQAKAEQAAALALNRTLRPLVQHARQTLRLHT; encoded by the coding sequence ATGGCCACATTGGCGCCCGCTGAGCGTCATGAGGATCTCACCGACATATGCCAGCAGGTCGAACTGGCCTGTGTGCACATTGGCTCATTAGATGAGACTGAGCGTACCAAGGCCTCTGACATTCTACTAGCCTTGCCACAATCGCCTTGTCTTGTGGACGTGGTGCGCTATCTTCTTACACAGTCGACGCAGGATGCCGTGCATTTTCACGTGCTGGGGGCTTTCCTCACGGGTATCGCACACGTGGACGACTTGCTTCAGCTAGAAGGAGTGTGTGAATGGCTCTTGCAGCGAGCGACACACCATGCATCACCAGCGTACGTACGCGCGCGGTACGTGCGTGCGATCGTGATCCTAAGTTTGCGCATGACCGGTCTGTCTACTCGGACGACGCCTAATAGCACCCCCCTTCTCACACTCGGCAAGCATGCGCAGTCCCTCTTGCGCACGCATGACATCATCGGCTGGGCCTTAGCCAGTGCATTGGCACACGAATTTCTTGACCAGGACGAGGACCGAACGAGTGCGGGTCTCCGTGAAAATGAGTTTGTGTGGTGTGCGGCTCTGGTCCAGGTGGCCGTGATACCCGATCTGGTACCGGTTCTGCTCTCTTCGTTCCACGCTACGGGCCCTTCCTCGCCTGTGTGGCCTATCGCAGCCGACTGTGTCCAGGCATGGCTGGGCTGGCGCTGTGTGTCGCTACCAGATACGCCATCTTCACACGCAGAACTGTGGACCTATGTGCGTGACACGCCGCCTGAGCCACCGCTGCCTGGCGTAACGCTGCGCGTCTCGCCGCCTCTCGCGCCGCTTTACCTCCATCCTGACGTGGCTACGGTACTGggccatgcggcgcgacAAGCTCCCTCCCCTGTACCGACGGCCTGCTACGAAGCCATGCTGCATGTGGCCAACTACCGCCCATGGAGCAAGGAAGTGGCTGGCACATGGCCTGAGCAGCGTGCTGCCCTTCTTCACGTACTGATGGACTTGACCGAGATGCCCAATGCGtctgacgacgacatcgCAGCGCTCCAGCGAGTAACGCACATCTATACCCAGCTCATGTACACCGATAGCGGGTGTGTCTTGATGCAAGGCGCCGTGTCAGCGCCCATGCTCCTCGAAGCTTTGGTACGCGTCAGCACAGTGTGTCTCCACGTGGCATTTGACCGCGTGCCACGCGGCTCTCAGGCCACGGAGGCCAGTGATGCGGCGGTGGATCAGGCCTTGGCACTGTGGCGTTCGCTCTTATGTGCTTTGCCTGAGTCTGAtgctgcgcacgtccaCTCCTACGTACgtgagcatgtcgtgctGCCGTACCAGGCTGGACGCCTCCATGCGGCTGCCCTCACGgccgagctcgatgcgGACGACTTGTGGGGCGAAGAGGATGCTCAGGATGCTGACTTGTACGACGACCAGCTGACACTGTATGCTACACTGGCTCGGACTTGCGTGCGTGAGGCCCTCGCGCATCTTTCTTCTATCGTGCAGCAGCCGGCTATGCGTGACATCGTCCAGATGCGGCCGGCGACGTGGGAGCAGTGGCACTGGCTGGCTCTCATGCTCGGCCACTTGGTCGCCGATGCAGGCGAAGGCGAGATCGCGAGCGTGCCTGAAGCtctgcgtgatgcgcccGCTGATGCACTGTTACGCGAGTGCTTTGCATGGCAAGGCGTACTAGCTATGCATGGACCGCATGGCAGTGCTACGCCAGCGAGTCCTCAGACTCTCGCTTCGCTCTTATGGCTTATGGCGCGCTGGGTGCCTGCGTATCTTCTGCAAGAGAATCCGAGTCCTGTCGAGAGGCCGTTCGCAGGCGACGGCGGTCTGCATATACTCGACGAGTGGGCTGGATGCTGTCATCGTTTGGTACAGTCGTGGAGCAACGATGCGCAGGTGCTTATAGCTATGGCGCACGTTTGGGATGCCTTGGCACGGTCGCCTGGTGCGATGCGCGTATGGCTTGCCAAGGACCAAGTGTATGCACTTGTGCGTGACGACATGCTTGGATCACTCGAGGCGCTTCCTGATACCGTCCAAGCGCCGTTGCTGCGGGCCGTCGTTCGATGCGTCGATGCGACACGCGATGGACCACAAGCGTCGGCAGAACATGTGCGCTCGCTGTACTACCCCTTGATCGTACAAGCTGCCCAGGCGCGCATGAATGCGGCGGCACTCGCGCCATCGCCGCTATCGATCCAGTCGGCGCTGGCCTTGTGGTGTGCTTTGGCCGAGGCAGCTGATCCCAGCACGAGTGGACTGGTGCATGTGCATTTGTGCACGCAACTGCCCGCCATGACGGCGTTGGTATCACATCAAGCTGCGCAGGCAGACGTCCAAATCAcggcgatgcaggcgatgcatgcgttGCTGAGAGCTGCCCCTGATCTTGACGCAGCTGTGCTACCGGACTTGGCGCGGTATACGTTCGTGCTTCTCGAGTCGGCACACGCGTGTCTTGGCAACGTACGTGATGCGGACGCGACGCAAGAGAGCGTCATAGTGACCTACTTGCACGTCGTGGAGGAGCTCGTGCGGGCCTGTACGGAGGCGCCGATGCTCCATACGTGGTGCCTTCGTGCGCTTGAGATCATGGCACCTGTGCTCTCTCTCGATGTTCTGCGCATCCCTTCGATCAGCGAGGCATTAGCGACGCTGATCCACGCCATGCTGATCATTCTGAGGCCGGCGCTTTTCGCATCAGCAGaaggcgccgaggccgtgccTAATCTCGCTGCTCCCTTTGATGAGCCGTGTTTCACTCGCATGCCGGCATTCCAGCTCGTGGTGCGCGCATCCTTGTATCTTATCGGCACGTGTGATGCACGCACGGagagcgtggcgagcgccgtcgcacAGGGCCTGGGCTATGTGGCCGAGGGCTTGCCATCCCTGACGCGTCCGTGCCCCGCGGTCCAGGTCGTGATGGACGATGCGATTCGACAATTGTGCCTGCTCGTCTTTCTCCGACCCATGCAGCCAGCGATGCTGACGCCACTCATTCTCGCATTGCGCCGTACGGTCCTGAGTCGACTAgatgcacatgcgctcggTGGCGCAGAGACGCTCCTCCCTTCCCTGGCTGCGTCATGCCATACTCCGGCGTATCGCGCCGCTGTAgagcaggccatgcagcacgtGTGGGAAAGTCGCGCTCCCccgcctgtgcctgctcCGACACCCGTGATGACAGCACGCATGCAAGCcaaggccgagcaggccgcAGCCCTCGCGCTGAAccgcacgctgcgcccCTTGGTCCAACACGCACGGCAAACATTGCGACTCCATACCTAG
- a CDS encoding superoxide dismutase, Fe-Mn family: MFAFVSRRTASMLPRMGVRAKHTLPELPYSYGALEPAISGQIMEVHHAKHHQTYVNGLNNFETQMAEALAKGDVKKAISLQRGLNFNGGGHINHSLFWKNLAPTSQGGGQLDSGELRTAIDRDFGGLEEMKSKFNAALAGIQGSGWGWLGYHAESGRLDIITTANQDPLVSHTPIIGVDAWEHAFYLQYKNDKATYFKNIWNVINFEEAEKRLVAAKQ; encoded by the coding sequence ATGTTCGCCTTTGTCTCTCGCCGCACTGCTTCGATGCTCCCCCGCATGGGTGTGCGTGCCAAGCACACCCTTCCTGAGCTGCCGTACTCGTACGGCGCTCTGGAGCCTGCCATTTCAGGTCAGATCATGGAAGTGCACCACGCCAAGCACCACCAGACATACGTCAACGGTCTCAACAACTTCGAGACCCAGATGGCTGAGGCGCTTGCGAAGGGTGATGTGAAGAAGGCTATCTCGCTCCAGCGTGGCCTCAACTTCAACGGCGGTGGCCACATTAACCACTCGCTGTTCTGGAAGAACCTCGCCCCGACGTCGCAGGGTGGCGGTCAGCTCGACAGTGGTGAGCTGCGTACTGCCATTGACCGTGACTTTGGCGGCCTGGAAGAGATGAAGAGCAAGTTCAACGCTGCCCTCGCCGGTATCCAGGGCAGTGGTTGGGGCTGGCTCGGCTACCATGCAGAGAGCGGCCGCCTCGATATCATCACGACGGCCAACCAGGACCCGCTTGTGTCGCACACGCCTATCATCGGTGTGGATGCTTGGGAGCACGCATTCTACCTGCAGTACAAGAACGACAAGGCCACGTACTTTAAGAACATTTGGAACGTGATCAACTTTGAGGAGGCCGAGAAGCGTCTTGTCGCTGCGAAGCAGTAA
- a CDS encoding histone-lysine N-methyltransferase SETD2 translates to MGQDGATRAMPSLMSHLPDATTEALSTFEELPDCTYETSRLGRTRGQDDPACECTMEHGPAYACTDESGCINRLTQVECLRDVCRCGEHCANQRFQRHAYAHVDIIKTPEKGFGIRACSDIERDEFVFEYIGEIITHDTFMRRMAQYKEEHLVHFYFMMLQRDEYIDATKRGGRARFINHSCNPNCYVSKWHVGRHVRMGIFAKRAIRAGEELSFNYNADRYGNDPQPCYCGEPNCVGTIGGRTQTDVVTMDDRFILALDIADQMAELRASLPRGRHQQQQRAKILNEDFHPILHAIAEPECARVMTAVRDATTNRRMIELLLTRIAMTDDMHVQKMLVKMHGFVIMAQVLEAWSDDAPLMHLALECLTKWPLRARDKLVDSGVDELVHQMQDDPLAQQLHESWSSLPSTFRIARREGREQAEEVDWAARRRAQATQVSTQEETNAGTEELRRSLLAYREHDDSEAVRAPRPKIKKEEPREARPSISLDEIIRRANEQNEAAQKEQEAKKEQEAREEQATSPPKKRSRLEPDIPTLERHLHKLVGTLVVKQMSKVKSQLDREHFKRHAKELTQVLCDKEKRNPKAWPPRLADGQVGLVELPEDKRKKMKVFAHDYIKKIVRHTQSKARHQDTSIDADTTADASIDVSDVID, encoded by the coding sequence AgacggcgccacgcgcgcgatgccgagtCTCATGTCGCACTTGCCTGATGCAACGACAGAAGCGCTTTCGACGTTTGAGGAGCTTCCTGACTGCACGTACGAGACGTCGCGACTGGGTCGCACACGTGGACAGGATGATCCGGCGTGTGAGTGTACGATGGAGCATGGCCCCGCGTATGCGTGTACGGACGAGTCAGGCTGCATCAATCGGCTCACGCAAGTCGAGTGTCTGCGCGATGTGTGCCGATGTGGTGAGCACTGTGCGAACCAGCGCTTCCAGCGGCATGCGTACGCACACGTCGACATTATCAAGACGCCTGAAAAGGGCTTTGGCATACGCGCGTGTTCGGACATCGAGCGTGATGAGTTTGTGTTTGAGTACATTGGCGAGATCATCACGCACGATACGTTtatgcggcgcatggcgcagtACAAAGAGGAGCACCTCGTGCACTTTTACTTTATGATGCTGCAGCGAGACGAGTACATTGATGCGACCAAGCGCGGTGGACGTGCCCGTTTCATCAACCACAGCTGCAATCCGAATTGCTACGTGAGCAAGTGGCACGTTGGACGCCATGTCCGTATGGGCATTTTCGCGAAGCGGGCGATTCGCGCGGGCGAGGAACTTTCCTTCAACTACAATGCCGATCGGTACGGCAACGATCCGCAGCCGTGCTACTGTGGCGAACCGAACTGCGTCGGCACGATTGGTGGACGGACACAGACGGACGTCGTGACGATGGACGACCGATTCATTCTTGCTCTCGATATTGCCGATCAgatggccgagctgcgtgcATCATTGCCCCGTGGGCGgcatcagcagcagcagcgggCCAAGATCCTGAATGAAGACTTTCATCCCATACTGCATGCGATTGCTGAGCCAGAATGTGCGCGTGTGATGACAGCCGTGCGAGATGCCACCACCAATCGCCGGATGAttgagctgctgctcacACGCATCGCCATGACGGACGACATGCACGTCCAAAAGATGCTCGTCAAGATGCATGGCTTTGTGATCATGGCCCAAGTTCTCGAGGCCTGGTCTGATGATGCACCGTTGATGCATCTCGCGCTTGAATGCCTCACAAAGTGGCCGCTGCGGGCTCGTGACAAGCTCGTGGATTCGGGGGTTGATGAGCTTGTGCACCAAATGCAGGACGATCcactggcgcagcagctgcacgagtCTTGGTCGTCGCTCCCTTCGACGTTCCGCATTGCGCGCCGTGAGGGCCGGGAGCAGGCAGAGGAGGTGGAttgggcggcgcggcgcagaGCGCAGGCGACGCAAGTTTCAACACAAGAGGAGACGAATGCGGGCaccgaggagctgcgccggTCGTTACTGGCGTACcgcgagcacgacgactCGGAAGCCGTGCGCGCACCGCGTCCCAAAATCAAGAAGGAAGAGCCGCGAGAGGCGCGGCCCTCGATCTCGCTCGACGAGATCATTCGTCGTGCGAACGAGCAAAACGAAGCGGCTCAGAAAGAGCAAGAGGCCAAGAAAGAGCAGGAAGCCCGAGAAGAGCAGGCGACATCGCCGCCCAAGAAGCGATCCCGCCTCGAGCCCGATATACCCACTCTCGAGCGGCACCTGCACAAGCTGGTGGGCACGCTCGTGGTCAAGCAAATGTCCAAGGTCAAGTCGCAGTTGGACCGTGAGCACTTTAAGCGCCATGCGAAAGAACTCACGCAGGTCCTTTGTGACAAGGAAAAGCGCAATCCAAAAGCGTGGCCGCCGCGACTCGCGGATGGTCAGGTGGGACTGGTGGAGCTGCCAGAAGACAAGCGCAAGAAAATGAAGGTGTTTGCGCACGACTATATCAAAAAGATTGTGCGGCATACACAAAGCAAGGCACGGCACCAGGATACCAGTATAGATGCAGACACGACCGCCGATGCCTCGATAGATGTCTCGGACGTGATAGACTAG